A stretch of Chionomys nivalis chromosome 2, mChiNiv1.1, whole genome shotgun sequence DNA encodes these proteins:
- the LOC130864451 gene encoding granulocyte-macrophage colony-stimulating factor receptor subunit alpha-like: protein MLLPLFTALTLASPPAEAGLLVDSKLTWHPVTDGPAPEVPPPPTSSALNLTFDPGTWTLTWLCSHDITVTSCYVNFTLQGRPRRRRMQNTLGCRCQFSPLTLHLGVTLGVNATAGNVTLHERLDYIVPGPPGSEAVNVSCEIRDATAMMCAWEAGPLAPPDANYFLVLRNATGHELPGCRSGPAPFGCRIDDLTGLPDLLHVTVAGSSQSGGALRAYDVILKTKAIERLSAPHNITGSCNASHCAVSWAPPRTWATMVFADFRYELDLRHTDTDPDDTVTVSSRPENRFEFPSPEPREGHMVRVRAGDVRSKRWSAWSQWVKFGAARPAVPRLPVYIIVMAVTLTCALGLALAWRRFIWHRLLPRIPDIQDKVNDNASVNPQTLRKDLAA, encoded by the exons ATGTTGCTCCCACTCTTCACCGCCCTGACCCTCGCTTCTCCACCGGCGGAGGCGGGACTTCTGGTTGACTCCAAGCTGACGTGGCACCCAGTGACGGACGGTCCTGCCCCGGAAGTCCCGCCGCCTCCCACGTCCTCTGCCCTGAACCTGACCTTCGACCCTGGCACCTGGACGCTGACCTGGCTCTGCTCCCATGACATCACGGTGACGTCATGCTACGTGAACTTCACTCTGCAGGGGAGGCCGAGGAGGCGCAGGATGCAG AATACTCTTGGGTGCCGCTGCCAGTTCAGCCCCCTGACCCTGCACCTCGGGGTCACGCTGGGGGTCAACGCCACCGCAGGCAACGTCACCCTCCACGAGAGGCTGGACTACATCGTCCCCG GGCCCCCAGGGTCCGAAGCCGTCAACGTCTCCTGCGAGATCCGCGATGCTACTGCCATGATGTGCGCCTGGGAGGCAGGGCCCTTAGCGCCTCCTGACGCTAACTACTTCCTGGTCCTGCGCAACGCCAC GGGCCACGAGCTTCCCGGATGTCGCAGTGGCCCCGCCCCCTTCGGCTGCCGCATCGATGACCTCACAGGCCTGCCGGACCTGCTTCACGTGACCGTGGCCGGATCTAGCCAGTCTGGCGGCGCCTTGAGGGCCTACGACGTCATCCTGAAGACCAAGGCCATCG AGCGCCTGTCCGCACCCCACAACATCACCGGAAGCTGCAACGCCTCGCACTGCGCTGTCTCCTGGGCTCCACCCCGCACCTGGGCCACCATGGTTTTCGCCGACTTCCGCTACGAGCTCGATCTGCGCCACACA GACACGGACCCTGATGACACG GTCACCGTCTCCAGCCGCCCCGAGAACCGATTCGAGTTCCCAAGCCCGGAGCCGCGCGAGGGTCACATGGTCAGGGTGCGTGCGGGCGATGTGCGCAGCAAGCGGTGGAGTGCGTGGAGTCAGTGGGTGAAGTTCG GTGCTGCCCGCCCAGCCGTCCCCCGCCTGCCTGTCTACATCATCGTGATGGCCGTGACCCTGACCTGCGCCCTGGGCCTGGCACTCGCCTGGAGGAG GTTCATCTGGCACCGCCTCCTCCCCCGCATCCCCGACATCCAGGACAAAGTCAACGACAACGCTTCGGTCAATCcccag acCCTCAGGAAGGACCTGGCCGCATAG
- the Crlf2 gene encoding cytokine receptor-like factor 2 isoform X2 produces the protein MPGPAAFIAVILLLQLRIRESAEDVTVVCRDLRDVEVTWEPAEHAGANLSLTWSYTPEPLRPCPQYFLSGGLTSGCVLPARLGRPLEIDVRRGAEPVFHRKGLASAFLKPRPPDKLTLHWLEDAIRVTCPALPHVGLDYVIQHRGMGDTDWVGHAQRLPVPALQASAPVPSCDVIVGGVDPSACLAFRVRAFPRESVYGREVKPSDWSSVTQWRAGDVMDSCQAPPSSGFPKLQVACGLVTLVTSLLLLLALWRVKCGLLPWVPDPRGGFRGLFERHGGNFQAWIAQDVSPPPNPEAIDPADPAEVALVLEHYGKGEAPDPALGFPGLPCQGPRDRDLVRVGGATFVMDGGSYMTL, from the exons ATGCCCGGCCCCGCTGCGTTCATCGCCGTcatcctcctgctgcagctccGGATCCGGGAGAGCGCGG AAGACGTCACCGTCGTCTGCCGCGACCTGCGCGACGTGGAGGTCACGTGGGAACCGGCCGAGCATGCGGGGGCGAACCTGAGCCTGACATGGAG CTACACCCCAGAGCCCCTGCGGCCCTGCCCCCAGTACTTCCTGTCCGGCGGCCTCACTTCCGGCTGCGTCCTCCCCGCGCGCCTCGGACGCCCCCTAGAGATTGACGTGCGTCGGGGGGCGGAACCTGTGTTCCACCGGAAGGGGCTGGCCTCGGCCTTCC TGAAGCCCCGCCCTCCCGACAAACTCACTCTCCATTGGCTGGAGGACGCCATCCGTGTCACATGTCCTGCCCTCCCCCATGTCGGGCTCGATTACGTCATCCAGCACCGCGGGATGGGGGACACGGACTGGGTG GGTCACGCCCAAAGACTTCCTGTCCCCGCCTTGCAGGCCTCGGCCCCGGTGCCCTCCTGTGATGTCATCGTGGGTGGAGTCGACCCCAGCGCCTGCCTCGCCTTCAGGGTCCGGGCGTTCCCGAGAGAATCGGTCTATGGCCGCGAAGTGAAGCCTAGCGATTGGAGCTCCGTGACACAATGGAGGGCGGGTGACGTCATGG ATTCCTGCCAGGCCCCGCCCTCTTCCGGGTTCCCAAAGCTACAGGTTGCCTGTGGCCTCGTGACCCTGGTGACatcattgctgctgctgctggcattGTGGAG GGTCAAGTGCGGCCTCCTCCCCTGGGTCCCTGACCCCAGGGGTGGCTTCCGAGGACTGTTTGAGCGACATGGCGGGAACTTCCAG GCCTGGATTGCGCAGGACGTGTCTCCGCCCCCGAATCCCGAAGCCATTGACCCCGCTGACCCTGCTGAGGTGGCCCTGGTCCTGGAGCATTATGGGAAGGGTGAAGCACCCGACCCAGCCTTGGGGTTTCCCGGGCTCCCCTGCCAGGGCCCGAGGGACAGGGACCTGGTGAGGGTGGGCGGGGCCACCTTCGTGATGGATGGAGGCTCATACATGACCCTGTGA
- the Crlf2 gene encoding cytokine receptor-like factor 2 isoform X4: MPGPAAFIAVILLLQLRIRESAEDVTVVCRDLRDVEVTWEPAEHAGANLSLTWSYTPEPLRPCPQYFLSGGLTSGCVLPARLGRPLEIDVRRGAEPVFHRKGLASAFLKPRPPDKLTLHWLEDAIRVTCPALPHVGLDYVIQHRGMGDTDWVASAPVPSCDVIVGGVDPSACLAFRVRAFPRESVYGREVKPSDWSSVTQWRAGDVMGAGNDSCQAPPSSGFPKLQVACGLVTLVTSLLLLLALWRVKCGLLPWVPDPRGGFRGLFERHGGNFQAWIAQDVSPPPNPEAIDPADPAEVALVLEHYGKGEAPDPALGFPGLPCQGPRDRDLVRVGGATFVMDGGSYMTL, translated from the exons ATGCCCGGCCCCGCTGCGTTCATCGCCGTcatcctcctgctgcagctccGGATCCGGGAGAGCGCGG AAGACGTCACCGTCGTCTGCCGCGACCTGCGCGACGTGGAGGTCACGTGGGAACCGGCCGAGCATGCGGGGGCGAACCTGAGCCTGACATGGAG CTACACCCCAGAGCCCCTGCGGCCCTGCCCCCAGTACTTCCTGTCCGGCGGCCTCACTTCCGGCTGCGTCCTCCCCGCGCGCCTCGGACGCCCCCTAGAGATTGACGTGCGTCGGGGGGCGGAACCTGTGTTCCACCGGAAGGGGCTGGCCTCGGCCTTCC TGAAGCCCCGCCCTCCCGACAAACTCACTCTCCATTGGCTGGAGGACGCCATCCGTGTCACATGTCCTGCCCTCCCCCATGTCGGGCTCGATTACGTCATCCAGCACCGCGGGATGGGGGACACGGACTGGGTG GCCTCGGCCCCGGTGCCCTCCTGTGATGTCATCGTGGGTGGAGTCGACCCCAGCGCCTGCCTCGCCTTCAGGGTCCGGGCGTTCCCGAGAGAATCGGTCTATGGCCGCGAAGTGAAGCCTAGCGATTGGAGCTCCGTGACACAATGGAGGGCGGGTGACGTCATGGGTGCGGGGAATG ATTCCTGCCAGGCCCCGCCCTCTTCCGGGTTCCCAAAGCTACAGGTTGCCTGTGGCCTCGTGACCCTGGTGACatcattgctgctgctgctggcattGTGGAG GGTCAAGTGCGGCCTCCTCCCCTGGGTCCCTGACCCCAGGGGTGGCTTCCGAGGACTGTTTGAGCGACATGGCGGGAACTTCCAG GCCTGGATTGCGCAGGACGTGTCTCCGCCCCCGAATCCCGAAGCCATTGACCCCGCTGACCCTGCTGAGGTGGCCCTGGTCCTGGAGCATTATGGGAAGGGTGAAGCACCCGACCCAGCCTTGGGGTTTCCCGGGCTCCCCTGCCAGGGCCCGAGGGACAGGGACCTGGTGAGGGTGGGCGGGGCCACCTTCGTGATGGATGGAGGCTCATACATGACCCTGTGA
- the Crlf2 gene encoding cytokine receptor-like factor 2 isoform X1 — protein MPGPAAFIAVILLLQLRIRESAEDVTVVCRDLRDVEVTWEPAEHAGANLSLTWSYTPEPLRPCPQYFLSGGLTSGCVLPARLGRPLEIDVRRGAEPVFHRKGLASAFLKPRPPDKLTLHWLEDAIRVTCPALPHVGLDYVIQHRGMGDTDWVGHAQRLPVPALQASAPVPSCDVIVGGVDPSACLAFRVRAFPRESVYGREVKPSDWSSVTQWRAGDVMGAGNDSCQAPPSSGFPKLQVACGLVTLVTSLLLLLALWRVKCGLLPWVPDPRGGFRGLFERHGGNFQAWIAQDVSPPPNPEAIDPADPAEVALVLEHYGKGEAPDPALGFPGLPCQGPRDRDLVRVGGATFVMDGGSYMTL, from the exons ATGCCCGGCCCCGCTGCGTTCATCGCCGTcatcctcctgctgcagctccGGATCCGGGAGAGCGCGG AAGACGTCACCGTCGTCTGCCGCGACCTGCGCGACGTGGAGGTCACGTGGGAACCGGCCGAGCATGCGGGGGCGAACCTGAGCCTGACATGGAG CTACACCCCAGAGCCCCTGCGGCCCTGCCCCCAGTACTTCCTGTCCGGCGGCCTCACTTCCGGCTGCGTCCTCCCCGCGCGCCTCGGACGCCCCCTAGAGATTGACGTGCGTCGGGGGGCGGAACCTGTGTTCCACCGGAAGGGGCTGGCCTCGGCCTTCC TGAAGCCCCGCCCTCCCGACAAACTCACTCTCCATTGGCTGGAGGACGCCATCCGTGTCACATGTCCTGCCCTCCCCCATGTCGGGCTCGATTACGTCATCCAGCACCGCGGGATGGGGGACACGGACTGGGTG GGTCACGCCCAAAGACTTCCTGTCCCCGCCTTGCAGGCCTCGGCCCCGGTGCCCTCCTGTGATGTCATCGTGGGTGGAGTCGACCCCAGCGCCTGCCTCGCCTTCAGGGTCCGGGCGTTCCCGAGAGAATCGGTCTATGGCCGCGAAGTGAAGCCTAGCGATTGGAGCTCCGTGACACAATGGAGGGCGGGTGACGTCATGGGTGCGGGGAATG ATTCCTGCCAGGCCCCGCCCTCTTCCGGGTTCCCAAAGCTACAGGTTGCCTGTGGCCTCGTGACCCTGGTGACatcattgctgctgctgctggcattGTGGAG GGTCAAGTGCGGCCTCCTCCCCTGGGTCCCTGACCCCAGGGGTGGCTTCCGAGGACTGTTTGAGCGACATGGCGGGAACTTCCAG GCCTGGATTGCGCAGGACGTGTCTCCGCCCCCGAATCCCGAAGCCATTGACCCCGCTGACCCTGCTGAGGTGGCCCTGGTCCTGGAGCATTATGGGAAGGGTGAAGCACCCGACCCAGCCTTGGGGTTTCCCGGGCTCCCCTGCCAGGGCCCGAGGGACAGGGACCTGGTGAGGGTGGGCGGGGCCACCTTCGTGATGGATGGAGGCTCATACATGACCCTGTGA
- the Crlf2 gene encoding cytokine receptor-like factor 2 isoform X3, with the protein MPGPAAFIAVILLLQLRIRESAEDVTVVCRDLRDVEVTWEPAEHAGANLSLTWSYTPEPLRPCPQYFLSGGLTSGCVLPARLGRPLEIDVRRGAEPVFHRKGLASAFLKPRPPDKLTLHWLEDAIRVTCPALPHVGLDYVIQHRGMGDTDWVGHAQRLPVPALQASAPVPSCDVIVGGVDPSACLAFRVRAFPRESVYGREVKPSDWSSVTQWRADSCQAPPSSGFPKLQVACGLVTLVTSLLLLLALWRVKCGLLPWVPDPRGGFRGLFERHGGNFQAWIAQDVSPPPNPEAIDPADPAEVALVLEHYGKGEAPDPALGFPGLPCQGPRDRDLVRVGGATFVMDGGSYMTL; encoded by the exons ATGCCCGGCCCCGCTGCGTTCATCGCCGTcatcctcctgctgcagctccGGATCCGGGAGAGCGCGG AAGACGTCACCGTCGTCTGCCGCGACCTGCGCGACGTGGAGGTCACGTGGGAACCGGCCGAGCATGCGGGGGCGAACCTGAGCCTGACATGGAG CTACACCCCAGAGCCCCTGCGGCCCTGCCCCCAGTACTTCCTGTCCGGCGGCCTCACTTCCGGCTGCGTCCTCCCCGCGCGCCTCGGACGCCCCCTAGAGATTGACGTGCGTCGGGGGGCGGAACCTGTGTTCCACCGGAAGGGGCTGGCCTCGGCCTTCC TGAAGCCCCGCCCTCCCGACAAACTCACTCTCCATTGGCTGGAGGACGCCATCCGTGTCACATGTCCTGCCCTCCCCCATGTCGGGCTCGATTACGTCATCCAGCACCGCGGGATGGGGGACACGGACTGGGTG GGTCACGCCCAAAGACTTCCTGTCCCCGCCTTGCAGGCCTCGGCCCCGGTGCCCTCCTGTGATGTCATCGTGGGTGGAGTCGACCCCAGCGCCTGCCTCGCCTTCAGGGTCCGGGCGTTCCCGAGAGAATCGGTCTATGGCCGCGAAGTGAAGCCTAGCGATTGGAGCTCCGTGACACAATGGAGGGCGG ATTCCTGCCAGGCCCCGCCCTCTTCCGGGTTCCCAAAGCTACAGGTTGCCTGTGGCCTCGTGACCCTGGTGACatcattgctgctgctgctggcattGTGGAG GGTCAAGTGCGGCCTCCTCCCCTGGGTCCCTGACCCCAGGGGTGGCTTCCGAGGACTGTTTGAGCGACATGGCGGGAACTTCCAG GCCTGGATTGCGCAGGACGTGTCTCCGCCCCCGAATCCCGAAGCCATTGACCCCGCTGACCCTGCTGAGGTGGCCCTGGTCCTGGAGCATTATGGGAAGGGTGAAGCACCCGACCCAGCCTTGGGGTTTCCCGGGCTCCCCTGCCAGGGCCCGAGGGACAGGGACCTGGTGAGGGTGGGCGGGGCCACCTTCGTGATGGATGGAGGCTCATACATGACCCTGTGA